The Thiohalophilus sp. genome has a window encoding:
- the mreD gene encoding rod shape-determining protein MreD, with amino-acid sequence MRRDRQGGGGMVLASFIVALALTIMPLPDTLELARPEWMIMVVVYWVMALPERVGVGIAWIMGLLLDVVRDALLGQYAITLALIAFIVIYMHQRLRVFPVWQQALVVGMLVILQYILVFWIKGLTGELPSFWKMLLPAVSSLIFWPPVFLLMRQIRRRYQIS; translated from the coding sequence ATGAGACGGGACAGGCAGGGCGGCGGAGGTATGGTTCTGGCCAGCTTCATCGTGGCGCTGGCGCTGACGATTATGCCGTTACCCGACACGCTGGAACTGGCCCGGCCGGAATGGATGATTATGGTCGTGGTGTACTGGGTCATGGCGCTGCCCGAGCGCGTCGGCGTGGGAATTGCCTGGATCATGGGCCTGTTGCTCGATGTGGTGCGTGACGCCCTGCTCGGTCAATACGCCATTACTCTCGCCCTTATCGCATTTATCGTGATCTACATGCACCAGCGCCTGCGGGTCTTTCCGGTATGGCAACAGGCCCTGGTGGTCGGCATGCTGGTGATCCTGCAATATATTCTGGTGTTCTGGATCAAGGGGCTGACCGGGGAGCTGCCCTCATTCTGGAAAATGCTGTTGCCGGCCGTCAGCAGCCTGATCTTCTGGCCGCCGGTCTTTCTGCTTATGCGACAGATTCGACGCCGTTATCAAATCAGCTGA
- the mreC gene encoding rod shape-determining protein MreC, which translates to MFLSCIPSGSLTVKLLFVQGPSATIRLLLLILISVALMTVDHRTSYINTLRSGLTVVVYPLQYAVNLPADFMGWASQTFVTRDTLLKENEELRTQNRLLKAQLQKLTFIESENVHLRELLQSSKRAGERILIAELLAVDLDPYRKQVVINKGSSHDELYIGQPIVDAHGVMGKLTHVTPFSSTALLITDPNHAVPVQVNRNGLRAVAVGSGEGTVELLHLPNNADIQEGDLLVSSGLGCVYPAGYPVATVTKVTTNPSLPFAEIVAEPVARLQRSREVLLVWPALANLPPMENPCEVHKRRNEQ; encoded by the coding sequence CTGTTCCTGTCCTGTATTCCGTCGGGGAGCCTGACTGTTAAACTTTTATTCGTACAAGGTCCGTCCGCCACGATCCGGCTATTGTTGCTGATCCTGATTTCAGTGGCCCTGATGACCGTGGATCACCGCACCAGCTATATCAATACCCTGCGTTCCGGACTGACCGTTGTGGTCTATCCCCTGCAATACGCGGTCAATCTGCCCGCCGATTTCATGGGCTGGGCATCACAAACCTTTGTCACCCGCGATACGCTGTTAAAAGAAAACGAAGAGCTGCGCACCCAGAACCGGCTGCTCAAGGCCCAACTGCAAAAACTCACCTTTATAGAATCAGAGAACGTCCATCTGCGCGAACTGCTGCAATCCTCCAAGCGCGCCGGTGAACGTATTCTGATCGCCGAACTGCTGGCGGTGGATCTCGACCCCTACAGAAAACAGGTGGTGATCAACAAGGGCAGCAGTCACGACGAACTGTATATCGGCCAGCCCATCGTCGATGCCCACGGGGTGATGGGGAAACTGACGCATGTCACCCCCTTCTCCAGCACCGCACTGCTGATCACCGATCCCAATCACGCGGTACCGGTACAGGTCAATCGCAACGGGCTGCGCGCCGTGGCCGTCGGCAGTGGCGAAGGGACCGTGGAACTGTTGCACCTGCCCAACAATGCCGATATACAAGAGGGTGATCTGCTGGTCAGTTCCGGCCTGGGCTGTGTCTATCCGGCCGGCTATCCGGTTGCCACGGTGACTAAAGTCACCACCAACCCCAGCCTGCCGTTTGCCGAAATCGTTGCCGAACCGGTTGCCCGCCTGCAACGCAGTCGCGAGGTGTTGCTGGTCTGGCCGGCGCTGGCCAACCTGCCACCGATGGAAAACCCCTGCGAAGTCCACAAACGGAGAAATGAACAATGA
- the gatC gene encoding Asp-tRNA(Asn)/Glu-tRNA(Gln) amidotransferase subunit GatC: protein MSLDKSDVEKIAHLARLAIDEADIPGYADNLSNILEMVEQMNAVDTAEVTPMAHPLDAVQPLREDRVTETDQRERFQAQAPSVEDGLYLVPRVVE from the coding sequence ATGTCACTGGATAAATCTGACGTCGAGAAGATTGCGCATCTGGCCCGGCTGGCCATCGATGAGGCGGATATTCCCGGCTACGCCGACAACCTGTCGAACATTCTGGAAATGGTCGAGCAGATGAACGCGGTGGACACCGCCGAGGTCACGCCCATGGCGCACCCCCTCGATGCCGTCCAGCCCCTGCGCGAGGACCGGGTGACCGAAACGGATCAGCGGGAACGGTTTCAGGCCCAGGCGCCCAGTGTCGAGGACGGACTTTACCTGGTTCCCCGGGTCGTCGAGTAA
- the mrdA gene encoding penicillin-binding protein 2, with product MPRNTRPALKDNLRETALFNRRLLVAGIGVAILMAILISRMFYLQVINQAHFSTLSENNRVNLLPIPPTRGLIYDRNGIVLAQNQPSFTLTLVPEHIPDLDATLARLQDLIQLTEADIERFHRYRRQKRRFEGIPLRFRLTDEEVARISVDQYRLPGVEIKAELARHYPLGKLASHAIGYVGRISENELDDINTANYSATTHIGKVGVERYYEDQLHGEVGYQRVETNAQGRILRVLERTLPKPGKNLYLNLDSRLQKIAEESFQEENGALIAMDPTNGAVLALASMPTYDPNLFVNGIDSASYRELTSSIARPLFNRALRGQYPPGSTLKPFLGLASLETEALRPDHEINCRGWYKLKNDERRYRDWKEEGHGKTDLSKAITESCDVYFYELSFELGIDNIHKYMSRFGLGKRTGIDIRGEMPGLLPSREWKRRTRNQPWFHGETLITGIGQGFMLTTPLQLASITATLSQRGQRQTPRMLYAIQDASTNEFNVQDSKPLEPIQDIEQDHWQTVIKAMRDVIHGRTGTARGIGYGMQYEAAGKTGTSQVFGIAQGEEYVEEDIAKRLRDHGLFISFAPVDDPRIVVAVIVENGGSGSSSAAPIARKIMDHYLLNQDPPHEPD from the coding sequence ATGCCGCGTAACACCCGTCCCGCTCTGAAGGATAACCTGCGAGAGACCGCCCTGTTTAACCGGCGCCTGCTGGTTGCCGGTATCGGGGTCGCGATATTGATGGCGATTCTGATCAGCCGGATGTTTTATCTGCAGGTTATCAACCAGGCCCACTTTTCCACGCTCTCGGAAAACAACCGGGTCAACCTGCTGCCCATTCCTCCCACGCGTGGCCTGATCTACGACCGCAACGGGATCGTACTGGCCCAGAACCAGCCCAGTTTTACCCTGACACTGGTACCGGAACACATTCCCGATCTGGACGCGACCCTGGCGCGCCTGCAGGACCTGATCCAGTTGACCGAGGCCGACATCGAACGCTTTCATCGTTACCGGCGGCAAAAACGCCGTTTCGAGGGGATTCCGTTACGTTTTCGCCTCACCGATGAAGAAGTTGCCCGCATCTCGGTCGATCAATACCGGCTGCCGGGTGTTGAAATCAAGGCCGAGCTGGCCCGCCATTATCCGCTGGGCAAGCTGGCCTCGCATGCTATCGGTTATGTCGGACGTATCAGTGAAAATGAACTGGATGACATCAACACCGCCAATTACAGCGCCACTACGCACATCGGCAAGGTGGGCGTGGAGCGTTATTATGAAGATCAGTTACACGGTGAGGTCGGCTACCAGCGCGTGGAAACCAACGCTCAGGGGCGGATTCTGCGCGTACTGGAACGCACCCTCCCCAAACCGGGCAAGAATCTTTACCTGAACCTGGATTCCCGACTGCAGAAAATTGCCGAAGAGAGCTTCCAGGAGGAAAACGGTGCTCTGATCGCGATGGACCCGACCAACGGCGCGGTCCTGGCCCTGGCCAGCATGCCAACCTACGACCCCAATCTGTTTGTCAACGGTATCGATTCGGCCTCCTATCGCGAACTGACTTCCTCCATAGCGCGCCCGCTGTTCAACCGCGCCTTGCGCGGTCAGTATCCTCCCGGCTCGACACTCAAGCCGTTTCTGGGGCTGGCCAGCCTGGAGACCGAAGCACTGCGACCCGATCATGAAATAAATTGCCGGGGCTGGTACAAGCTGAAAAATGACGAGCGGCGTTATCGTGACTGGAAAGAGGAAGGTCACGGTAAAACCGACCTGTCCAAGGCGATTACCGAATCCTGCGATGTCTACTTTTACGAATTGTCTTTTGAACTGGGCATCGACAACATACACAAGTACATGTCACGTTTCGGGCTGGGCAAACGGACTGGCATCGACATCCGTGGCGAAATGCCCGGACTGTTACCCTCGCGGGAATGGAAGCGCCGCACCCGTAACCAGCCCTGGTTCCATGGCGAAACCCTGATCACCGGCATTGGTCAGGGTTTTATGCTGACCACGCCCCTGCAACTGGCCAGTATTACCGCCACTCTGAGTCAGCGCGGCCAGCGCCAGACACCCCGCATGCTGTATGCGATCCAGGATGCCTCCACCAATGAATTCAATGTTCAGGATAGCAAGCCGCTGGAACCGATCCAGGATATCGAACAGGATCACTGGCAAACCGTGATCAAGGCCATGCGCGATGTCATCCACGGTCGCACGGGTACCGCCCGAGGAATTGGCTACGGTATGCAATACGAAGCCGCCGGCAAGACCGGCACTTCGCAGGTCTTTGGTATTGCCCAGGGTGAAGAGTATGTCGAGGAAGATATCGCCAAACGCCTGCGTGACCACGGACTGTTTATCAGCTTTGCCCCCGTGGACGATCCCCGTATCGTGGTCGCGGTGATTGTGGAAAACGGCGGCAGTGGCAGCTCCTCGGCGGCCCCGATTGCCCGCAAAATCATGGATCACTACCTACTCAACCAGGATCCGCCTCATGAGCCTGACTGA
- a CDS encoding rod shape-determining protein: MFDSLRGLFSNDISVDLGTANTLIYVRGQGIVLNEPSVVAIRQERGPGGPKSIAAVGAEAKRMLGRTPGNIVAVRPMKDGVIADFTVTEKMLQHFIRKVHETRFFRPSPRVLICVPCGSTQVERRAIRESAAGAGARDVYLIEEPMAAAIGAGMPISDASGSMVVDIGGGTTEVAVISLSGIVYSASVRIGGDRFDEAIINYVRRNYGSLIGESTAERIKQDIGTAYPGHEVRELEVRGRNLAEGVPRSFTLNSNEILESLQEPLSGIVSAVKTALEQTPPELASDIAERGMVLTGGGALLNDLDRLLMEETGLPVIIAEDPLTCVARGGGRALEMIDEHGGDLFTVE, from the coding sequence ATGTTTGACAGTTTACGGGGTCTTTTCTCCAACGATATTTCCGTCGATCTGGGTACCGCCAACACCCTGATTTATGTCCGCGGCCAGGGTATTGTACTCAATGAACCCTCGGTTGTGGCGATTCGCCAGGAGCGCGGACCGGGCGGGCCCAAGTCGATCGCCGCCGTCGGCGCCGAGGCCAAGCGCATGCTGGGCCGCACTCCGGGCAATATTGTCGCGGTACGGCCGATGAAAGACGGCGTTATCGCCGACTTTACCGTCACCGAGAAAATGCTCCAGCATTTTATTCGCAAGGTCCACGAGACGCGCTTTTTCCGCCCCAGTCCGCGGGTATTGATCTGCGTACCCTGCGGTTCCACCCAGGTGGAACGCCGGGCGATTCGTGAATCGGCCGCCGGTGCCGGGGCACGCGATGTCTATCTGATTGAAGAACCCATGGCTGCGGCCATCGGTGCCGGCATGCCCATCTCCGACGCCAGCGGCTCGATGGTCGTGGATATCGGTGGCGGTACCACCGAGGTAGCCGTGATCTCCCTGAGCGGGATCGTCTATTCCGCCTCGGTGCGTATCGGCGGTGATCGCTTCGACGAGGCGATCATCAATTACGTGCGACGCAACTACGGCAGCCTGATCGGCGAATCCACCGCCGAGCGCATCAAACAGGATATCGGGACCGCCTACCCCGGCCACGAGGTACGCGAACTGGAAGTCCGCGGCCGTAACCTGGCCGAAGGGGTACCGCGCAGCTTTACCCTCAACAGTAATGAAATTCTCGAATCGCTGCAGGAACCGTTGTCGGGGATCGTCAGTGCGGTCAAGACCGCGCTGGAACAAACGCCCCCCGAACTGGCCTCGGACATTGCCGAACGCGGCATGGTCCTGACCGGCGGTGGCGCCCTGCTGAACGATCTGGATCGACTGCTGATGGAAGAGACCGGCCTGCCGGTGATTATCGCCGAGGACCCGCTGACCTGTGTGGCACGCGGCGGTGGCCGGGCGCTGGAGATGATCGACGAACACGGTGGCGATCTGTTCACTGTCGAATAA